The DNA region CATGCTGAACTTGATGCTGTTGCAATAGCAGTCAGTGCTGGAATTGTACTAAAATTCCAAAATTGTTTTACCTTAGCAAATCCCCCTGAAAAATAAAGAACTATGCTATAGAAAACGCAATAAAAAAAGAGTGAGAAAAAAAGAAAAAGCACAAAAATTTTTGCATAGCTCTTTAATATCGTAGGGCCTGTTTGACTCATGCTATATGAAAAATAGCAACCAAAACCAATCGGAGCAAATTTTATTACTATTGAGATCATTGTGTACAAGAGCTCCGTAGTTAGTGAAAAAAAAGCAATGAACGGAGTTGCTTTAGTCCCTAATTTCCGAATAGCCACCGCGACTAACACGGAAAAAAGCAGCAGCGGTATCATATTCTCAGAATGAAACAATTCAGGGAGATTTTTCACAGAAATCATGTCAATTATTTTTTCTGTGAAAGTCACGTTTTCATTTGTCTGTGGTAAAGTCGTTGAAGTCAAAATATTGTTCGTGTCGATCATTAAAGGAAACAGTAAGCCTAAAAATAGAGCAATAAGACTTGCTGCTAGTGAAAATAGTAAAAAAATAGTCGTACTCAGAAATAGAATATTCCTGGCTTTAGTCATCGTTTTA from Enterococcus sp. 9D6_DIV0238 includes:
- a CDS encoding dicarboxylate/amino acid:cation symporter, whose product is MTYIANYKSSFFLLISIIVGGTVGVIYPESSVITYPIGNIYLNYLYVLVAPLIFFSIITSIISTKTMTKARNILFLSTTIFLLFSLAASLIALFLGLLFPLMIDTNNILTSTTLPQTNENVTFTEKIIDMISVKNLPELFHSENMIPLLLFSVLVAVAIRKLGTKATPFIAFFSLTTELLYTMISIVIKFAPIGFGCYFSYSMSQTGPTILKSYAKIFVLFLFFSLFFYCVFYSIVLYFSGGFAKVKQFWNFSTIPALTAIATASSSACIPANLKACDQLEIDQDVSRAVIPLGANIHKDGATGASVLKILLILSLCDIEYMNPSTLALVIFTAILSGIVMGTVPGGGVSAAILTISLFHFPAEMISIIILLSTLFDIPATLLNSVGNIPTAIIVDRLLQKKNNYE